One part of the Nymphaea colorata isolate Beijing-Zhang1983 chromosome 8, ASM883128v2, whole genome shotgun sequence genome encodes these proteins:
- the LOC116259035 gene encoding uncharacterized protein LOC116259035 produces MENALIGGLVGSAFEKSRVPLEEDCLIHFDPPLRLLRGPLPSSDASSSFVLVFRDEQALRRALLDTEARVRERCNAGARIGCSVSATKSCKPPWWACLARLLGPKLADFEEREKCEEREMEACLAASTEACLRFAKEKWPPSCQDAQIAYKGKHGSRNL; encoded by the exons aTGGAGAATGCTCTGATCGGAGGGCTCGTAGGTTCAGCGTTCGAAAAGTCGCGGGTGCCGCTGGAGGAGGATTGCCTGATACACTTCGACCCTCCTCTTCGATTGTTGAGAGGCCCCCTGCCTTCGTCCGACGCCTCGTCCTCCTTCGTCCTTGTCTTCAGGGACGAGCAGGCGTTGAGGCGGGCTCTCCTTGATACCGAAGCTCGGGTTAGGGAACGGTGCAAT GCTGGCGCACGGATTGGATGCTCAGTCAGTGCGACAAAAAGTTGCAAGCCTCCGTGGTGGGCATGTCTGGCTCGATTGCTTGGACCAAAGCTAGCagattttgaagagagagaaaagtgtGAGGAGCGGGAAATGGAAGCGTGCTTAGCGGCTTCAACGGAGGCTTGTCTGCGATTTGCTAAGGAAAAATGGCCACCATCATGCCAAGATGCTCAAATTGCCTACAAAGGAAAACACGGGTCTCGTAATTTATAA